A genomic stretch from Desulfohalobium retbaense DSM 5692 includes:
- a CDS encoding B12-binding domain-containing radical SAM protein: MPAPGSSASLPQPPKAKRPKWPGITWHSSDSSSHEPRVLGINPWITDFAAYNLWARPAGLLACLETLRQSGASIALLDCLDQMWQESPWPRRKNFGCGPYPRTPLPVPWYLSDVPRQFSRYGHAYETVRSALSHLSPPPDLVLITTAMTYWYPGAVQMLRLVREIWPRVPIAIGGVYPTLCPEHAATWSADLVLSGPLETGGNWQRVWSAMGGTAPPLPPQAGFNLALDLYAAPEYAPILGSRGCPYGCEYCASRHLYSGFVQRSFESVWQEFRAQYQAGVRDFAFYDDALLLRPTTWLLPFLHQICELPEPIRLHTPNAMHVQALTPEVCRALFRAGLTTIRLGLESGDFDHRFDAKLSAPQWQEGVDNLFAAGFRAQDIGAYILFGLPDQNEAEVLAAARLAAASGIRPQLAHFSPLPGTPLFERAVEVSDRPIAEDPLCQNNSIWPCVPGGFSWRTKRRWQEMLAQTMAAY; the protein is encoded by the coding sequence ATGCCCGCACCTGGTTCCAGCGCATCATTGCCGCAGCCCCCCAAAGCGAAGAGGCCGAAGTGGCCCGGGATTACCTGGCACTCTTCTGATTCCTCCTCCCACGAGCCGCGTGTCCTGGGCATCAATCCCTGGATCACCGACTTCGCCGCGTACAACCTGTGGGCCAGGCCGGCAGGCTTATTGGCCTGTTTGGAGACCTTGCGCCAAAGCGGGGCCAGCATCGCGCTTTTGGACTGCCTCGATCAGATGTGGCAAGAAAGCCCCTGGCCGCGGCGCAAAAATTTCGGTTGCGGTCCCTATCCCCGCACCCCCTTGCCGGTTCCCTGGTACCTGTCCGATGTGCCGCGGCAATTCAGCCGCTACGGCCATGCGTACGAGACCGTACGCAGCGCCCTGAGCCACCTTTCGCCGCCCCCGGATCTGGTTTTGATCACCACCGCCATGACCTATTGGTATCCCGGCGCGGTCCAGATGCTCCGGCTCGTTCGCGAAATCTGGCCCCGGGTGCCGATCGCCATCGGTGGCGTGTACCCCACACTCTGTCCGGAGCACGCCGCGACATGGTCGGCTGATCTCGTGCTCTCCGGGCCGCTGGAAACCGGTGGGAACTGGCAACGGGTCTGGAGCGCCATGGGCGGTACCGCGCCACCGCTTCCGCCCCAGGCCGGCTTCAACCTGGCCCTGGATCTCTATGCCGCACCGGAATATGCCCCCATTCTGGGGTCACGGGGATGCCCCTACGGCTGTGAATATTGCGCCAGCCGGCACCTGTACTCCGGGTTCGTCCAACGCAGCTTCGAATCCGTATGGCAGGAATTCAGGGCCCAATACCAGGCAGGGGTCAGGGATTTCGCCTTTTACGACGACGCTCTTTTGCTCCGGCCGACAACCTGGCTTTTGCCATTTTTGCACCAGATCTGCGAACTGCCCGAGCCCATTCGGCTCCACACCCCGAATGCCATGCATGTCCAGGCCTTGACCCCGGAAGTCTGCCGGGCCCTGTTCCGGGCCGGTCTGACCACCATCCGCCTGGGACTGGAAAGCGGCGATTTCGACCACCGCTTTGATGCCAAGCTTTCGGCTCCTCAATGGCAGGAGGGGGTGGACAATCTCTTTGCCGCCGGGTTCCGCGCCCAAGATATCGGGGCCTATATCCTCTTCGGCCTGCCCGATCAAAACGAGGCCGAGGTCCTGGCAGCCGCTCGACTCGCCGCCGCCTCGGGTATACGCCCCCAACTGGCCCATTTTTCGCCCTTGCCCGGCACGCCCCTTTTTGAACGCGCCGTAGAGGTCTCTGATCGGCCCATTGCCGAAGACCCGCTGTGCCAGAACAATTCGATCTGGCCCTGCGTTCCCGGAGGTTTTTCCTGGCGGACCAAGCGTCGCTGGCAGGAAATGCTTGCCCAGACAATGGCTGCGTATTAG
- the lepA gene encoding translation elongation factor 4: MAMTDPKRIRNFSIIAHIDHGKSTLADRILELTGLVADRDKRDQYLDRMDLERERGITIKAQTVRIPFTAADGQEYILNLIDTPGHVDFSYEVSRSLAACEGALLVVDATQGVEAQTLANVFLALDNDLEIIPVLNKIDLPSAEPERILQEIEEAIGLDCSEALMVSAKTGDGVPEVLERILRDVPPPAGAKEAPLKALIFDSWYDPYQGVVVLFRILDGFMNDGQRIQMFSSKKEFEITQLGMFAPEPQRVNYLGPGEVGFLFASIKDLTDARVGDTITAASNPTATPFPDFKKIQPMVFCGLYPSEPSQYEPLKKSLERLQLNDAAFNFDPETSQALGFGFRCGFLGLLHMEIIQERLEREFQAQLIATAPSVAYQVTTIDGATFTIDNPSELPAREQIEEIAEPYVRMEIHVPNEYVGSVLTLCEEKRGIQKDMRYMTSSRVIITYELPFAEIVFDFFDRLKSVTRGFASMDYEVIGFFPADLVKLDILINGEPMDAMSTIAHRDKAYHRGRALALKLKRTIPRQLFEVIIQAAIGNKIVAKERNAPLRKNVTAKCYGGDITRKRKLLEKQKEGKRRMKQMGNVEIPQEAFMAALSLDED, from the coding sequence ATGGCCATGACCGATCCCAAACGCATACGCAACTTCAGCATTATCGCCCACATCGACCACGGCAAGTCGACGCTGGCCGATCGCATTCTCGAACTCACCGGCCTCGTCGCCGACAGGGACAAACGCGACCAATACCTGGACCGGATGGATCTTGAACGCGAACGCGGCATCACCATCAAGGCCCAGACCGTGCGCATCCCGTTCACCGCTGCGGACGGCCAGGAATATATACTCAATCTGATCGACACTCCGGGCCACGTGGATTTCAGCTACGAGGTCTCGCGCAGCTTGGCCGCCTGCGAGGGGGCTCTGCTGGTCGTTGACGCCACCCAGGGCGTCGAAGCCCAGACCCTGGCCAATGTTTTCCTGGCCCTGGACAACGATCTGGAGATCATTCCCGTTCTCAACAAGATCGATCTCCCCAGCGCCGAACCGGAGCGCATTCTGCAGGAAATCGAGGAGGCCATCGGCCTGGATTGCAGTGAGGCCTTGATGGTCAGCGCTAAGACCGGCGACGGCGTGCCCGAGGTCCTGGAACGCATTCTCCGAGATGTCCCGCCGCCGGCCGGGGCCAAGGAAGCCCCGCTCAAGGCCCTCATCTTCGACTCCTGGTACGATCCGTATCAAGGAGTAGTGGTCCTGTTCCGGATCCTGGACGGCTTCATGAACGACGGCCAGCGCATCCAGATGTTCTCCTCGAAAAAGGAGTTCGAGATCACTCAGTTGGGGATGTTCGCGCCCGAACCCCAGCGGGTCAATTATCTCGGACCCGGCGAGGTCGGCTTCCTTTTTGCCAGCATTAAGGACCTGACCGACGCCCGCGTCGGCGACACGATCACTGCCGCCTCCAATCCCACGGCCACGCCGTTTCCGGATTTCAAAAAGATCCAGCCCATGGTCTTCTGCGGGCTCTACCCTTCAGAACCCTCGCAATACGAGCCCTTGAAAAAATCCTTGGAGCGGTTGCAACTCAACGACGCCGCCTTCAATTTCGACCCCGAAACCTCCCAGGCTCTTGGGTTCGGCTTCCGGTGCGGCTTTCTGGGCCTTTTGCACATGGAAATCATTCAAGAACGCCTGGAACGGGAATTTCAAGCCCAGCTCATTGCCACTGCGCCCTCTGTGGCCTATCAGGTCACGACCATCGACGGGGCGACCTTTACCATCGACAATCCAAGTGAACTTCCGGCCCGGGAACAGATCGAGGAAATCGCCGAACCCTACGTGCGCATGGAGATCCATGTGCCGAACGAATACGTCGGCAGCGTATTGACCCTGTGCGAAGAAAAGCGGGGGATCCAGAAGGATATGCGCTACATGACCTCCTCGCGAGTAATCATTACCTACGAGTTGCCGTTCGCGGAGATCGTCTTCGACTTCTTCGACCGCCTCAAATCCGTGACCCGCGGCTTCGCCTCCATGGACTACGAAGTCATTGGTTTCTTCCCGGCCGACCTGGTCAAACTCGATATCCTGATCAACGGCGAACCCATGGACGCCATGTCGACCATCGCCCACCGGGACAAAGCCTATCACCGTGGCCGGGCCCTGGCTCTCAAGCTCAAGCGGACCATTCCCCGGCAGCTCTTTGAGGTCATCATCCAGGCCGCGATCGGCAACAAAATCGTGGCCAAGGAGCGCAACGCTCCCCTGCGCAAAAACGTGACCGCCAAATGTTATGGCGGGGATATCACAAGAAAGCGTAAGCTCTTGGAAAAACAGAAAGAAGGCAAACGGCGCATGAAACAGATGGGCAATGTGGAGATCCCCCAGGAGGCCTTCATGGCCGCCTTGAGCCTGGATGAGGATTGA
- the lepB gene encoding signal peptidase I yields MNPRWHNLIKEYAEALIIALVLAFFIRSFVVQAFKIPSGSMLQTLQIGDHLLVNKFIYGVQAPFTDFTVIPVSDPEFQDIIVFEFPEEPSKDFIKRIIGLPGDTIEIRDKQVYRNGQKLQEPYVQHTDPSTVPRRDNFGPVTVPEDKYFVMGDNRDESYDSRFWGFVEHSKIKGEAWIIYWSWEGFDEIRWGRMFQTVN; encoded by the coding sequence ATGAATCCACGCTGGCACAATCTGATCAAAGAATACGCCGAGGCCCTGATCATCGCCCTGGTCCTCGCTTTTTTTATCCGTTCCTTCGTTGTCCAGGCCTTCAAGATCCCCTCCGGGTCCATGCTGCAGACCTTGCAGATCGGCGACCACCTCCTGGTGAACAAGTTTATCTACGGCGTCCAGGCCCCGTTTACCGACTTCACGGTCATCCCGGTCTCCGATCCCGAGTTCCAAGACATCATCGTCTTTGAGTTCCCCGAGGAGCCCTCGAAAGATTTTATCAAGCGTATTATCGGCCTGCCCGGAGACACCATCGAAATCCGGGACAAACAGGTTTACCGCAATGGGCAAAAGCTCCAGGAGCCTTATGTCCAGCACACAGACCCGTCCACCGTTCCCCGCCGGGACAATTTCGGACCGGTAACCGTGCCCGAGGACAAGTACTTCGTCATGGGTGACAACAGAGACGAATCTTATGACTCCCGGTTCTGGGGCTTTGTGGAGCACTCGAAGATCAAAGGCGAGGCCTGGATCATCTACTGGTCGTGGGAAGGATTTGACGAAATCCGCTGGGGTCGCATGTTTCAGACCGTGAACTGA
- a CDS encoding YifB family Mg chelatase-like AAA ATPase has product MIAKVTTAALLGIDAFPVDLEADLTRSGIPAFTMVGLAEGAVRESKERVLTALKNTGFRLPPARITINLAPADMRKEGSAYDLALALGLLGASGELPEQALNGYLFAGELSLNGRLKPINGALPMGLKARERQARGLLLPADNAPEAAVVDDLPVYPVQTLGQAIRFILGEEDLHPQGSDIQGLWGQREDFLVDFSEVKGQEHAKRAIEIAAAGNHNLLFLGPPGSGKTMLAQRLPTVLPPLEFNEALEVTKIYSVAGQLDPGQALVITRPFRSPHHTISDAGLIGGGHYPRPGEVSLAHHGVLFLDELPEFKKHVLEVLRQPLEDGRVTISRAAVSLSYPADFMLVAAMNPCPCGYLTDEQHPCTCTAQQIQRYRSRLSGPLLDRIDLQVEVPAVPYSDLKKTQSSKDSASMQANILQARQIQAQRLAGTPITANSQLRGTWLQAHCALTETEHQFLEQAVHKLGLSARAYTRVLRIARTIADLESADRIQIPHLAEAINFRVLDREDQW; this is encoded by the coding sequence ATGATCGCCAAGGTGACCACTGCGGCCTTGTTGGGCATAGACGCCTTTCCTGTGGACCTGGAAGCCGACCTGACCCGGTCTGGCATCCCGGCCTTCACCATGGTCGGCCTGGCAGAAGGCGCTGTCCGGGAAAGCAAGGAGCGGGTCCTGACCGCGCTGAAGAATACCGGCTTCCGTCTGCCCCCGGCCCGGATTACCATCAACCTCGCTCCCGCAGACATGCGCAAGGAGGGCAGCGCCTACGACCTGGCCCTGGCACTCGGCCTGCTCGGTGCGAGCGGAGAACTGCCTGAACAGGCTTTAAACGGGTATCTTTTTGCCGGTGAACTCTCGCTCAACGGCCGGCTCAAACCCATCAATGGCGCGCTGCCCATGGGCCTCAAGGCCCGGGAACGCCAGGCCCGGGGATTGCTCCTCCCCGCGGACAACGCTCCCGAAGCCGCCGTCGTCGACGACCTGCCCGTCTATCCGGTCCAGACCCTGGGGCAAGCTATCCGCTTCATTCTAGGAGAAGAGGACCTCCATCCCCAGGGCAGCGACATCCAAGGACTGTGGGGCCAGCGCGAAGACTTTCTGGTCGACTTCAGTGAAGTCAAAGGCCAGGAACACGCCAAGCGGGCCATTGAAATCGCTGCCGCCGGCAACCACAATCTGCTTTTCCTCGGCCCGCCAGGTAGCGGCAAGACCATGCTCGCCCAGCGCCTCCCCACCGTGCTGCCACCGCTGGAATTCAATGAGGCCCTGGAGGTGACCAAAATCTATTCCGTGGCCGGTCAGCTCGACCCCGGCCAAGCTTTGGTGATCACCCGACCCTTTCGCTCCCCGCACCACACCATTTCCGACGCCGGGCTTATCGGCGGCGGCCACTATCCTCGGCCCGGAGAAGTGTCGCTGGCCCACCACGGCGTCCTTTTTCTCGACGAACTGCCGGAATTCAAAAAGCACGTCCTCGAAGTCCTGCGCCAGCCATTGGAAGATGGGCGGGTGACCATTTCTCGGGCCGCTGTGTCTCTGAGCTACCCTGCCGATTTCATGCTCGTGGCGGCCATGAACCCCTGCCCTTGCGGCTATCTGACCGACGAGCAACACCCCTGCACCTGCACAGCGCAACAGATCCAGCGCTACCGTTCCCGGCTCTCCGGACCGTTGCTCGACCGCATCGACCTCCAGGTCGAGGTCCCGGCAGTGCCTTACAGCGACCTCAAAAAAACCCAAAGCAGCAAGGATTCGGCCTCCATGCAGGCCAATATCCTCCAGGCGCGGCAGATCCAGGCCCAACGCCTTGCCGGCACGCCCATCACAGCCAACAGCCAGTTGCGCGGAACGTGGCTCCAGGCCCACTGCGCCCTGACCGAGACCGAGCACCAGTTCCTGGAGCAGGCTGTCCACAAGCTCGGGCTCTCCGCCCGGGCCTATACGCGGGTTTTACGCATCGCCCGGACCATTGCCGACCTCGAGTCCGCAGACCGGATCCAGATCCCGCACTTGGCTGAGGCGATCAATTTCCGGGTCCTGGACCGCGAGGACCAGTGGTGA
- a CDS encoding L-serine ammonia-lyase, with protein sequence MPPVETSVFELFRIGPGPSSSHTIGPMRAAARFLAELERLDASQRNEAVQVKIHLYGSLSATGQGHGTVEAVLAGLLGHEPETAPPDILEQLRTHPAQHRLALGDRELPLSAGDVIFDTLDHPFPWPNTLRFLLYGPGGVLLEREYYSIGGGFLLEKGEEAAAKRPRLPYPYQNMAECKTQLTTHGLRLHRLMLENEKALTGASENEIYDRLEHLLDCMEQAVDRGLQTSGVLPGPLGLQRKAPALHHRLQSVVYEQEKILLALNAYALAAAEENAAGHTIVTAPTAGASGIVPAVVYLLSHSLGLGRRALCQGLLAAATVGFLAKHNASIAGAEVGCQGEVGVASAMAAALVSYAKGHRFRVTENAAETALEHHLGLTCDPVGGYVQIPCIERNAMGAIKAYNGFLIATAVAPTLYKVDLDKVIQAMAATGRDLLPKYRETAAGGLALCLGNC encoded by the coding sequence ATGCCCCCTGTTGAGACCTCAGTTTTCGAACTCTTTCGTATCGGACCGGGCCCCTCCAGTTCGCACACCATCGGCCCCATGCGCGCCGCAGCCCGTTTTCTCGCTGAACTGGAGCGCCTTGACGCCTCCCAACGCAACGAGGCCGTCCAGGTCAAGATCCATCTCTACGGCTCCTTGAGCGCCACAGGCCAGGGCCACGGCACTGTGGAGGCGGTTCTCGCCGGTCTGCTGGGCCACGAACCCGAAACCGCACCGCCGGACATCCTTGAACAGCTCCGGACCCATCCAGCCCAGCACCGGCTTGCTCTCGGCGATCGCGAACTGCCACTCTCGGCGGGGGATGTCATTTTCGACACCCTGGACCACCCTTTTCCCTGGCCCAATACGCTGCGGTTTCTCCTCTACGGGCCGGGAGGGGTATTGCTGGAGCGGGAATACTACTCCATAGGCGGCGGGTTTCTTTTGGAAAAGGGAGAAGAGGCCGCTGCCAAACGTCCTCGTTTGCCCTACCCCTACCAGAATATGGCCGAGTGCAAGACACAACTCACCACCCATGGGCTGCGGCTGCACCGTCTGATGCTCGAAAACGAGAAGGCCCTGACTGGGGCCTCGGAAAACGAGATTTATGACCGCTTGGAGCATTTGCTGGACTGTATGGAACAGGCCGTCGACCGGGGGCTTCAGACCAGCGGGGTTCTGCCCGGCCCGCTGGGGTTGCAGCGCAAGGCCCCGGCCCTGCACCACCGCCTGCAAAGTGTGGTCTACGAACAAGAAAAGATCCTCTTGGCGCTCAACGCCTACGCCCTGGCCGCGGCCGAGGAAAACGCCGCCGGGCACACCATCGTCACCGCGCCCACAGCTGGCGCCTCCGGCATTGTCCCGGCCGTGGTCTACCTGCTCTCCCATTCTCTGGGCCTGGGCCGCCGCGCCTTGTGCCAGGGGCTGCTGGCCGCGGCCACGGTCGGCTTTCTGGCCAAACACAACGCCTCCATCGCCGGGGCTGAAGTCGGCTGCCAGGGCGAGGTCGGCGTAGCCTCGGCCATGGCCGCCGCCCTGGTCTCCTACGCCAAGGGACACCGCTTCAGGGTCACGGAAAACGCGGCCGAAACCGCCTTGGAGCACCACTTGGGGCTGACCTGCGACCCTGTCGGCGGCTATGTCCAGATCCCGTGCATCGAACGCAACGCCATGGGGGCCATCAAAGCCTACAACGGATTTTTGATCGCCACTGCGGTGGCCCCGACCCTGTACAAAGTCGACCTGGACAAAGTCATTCAGGCCATGGCCGCCACCGGGCGCGACCTGTTGCCCAAATACCGGGAAACTGCGGCCGGCGGTCTGGCCCTGTGCCTCGGCAACTGCTGA
- the pyk gene encoding pyruvate kinase translates to MRTNTIVTLGPASMQPEILRQLAEQGVRIFRLNFSHGDAAYFSSTVAAIRDLEGEIGHPLTIMADLCGPKIRIGELPGSPVHIAQGTRAMLGPSTLQTRFDPDTVYFSLDMPEVLNGLQEGMPVYLSDGMLRFEVVQVHEPDRLFELEARNRGIVTSHKGIAFPGKEHKLSALTDKDRRDLDEAVELGVDAVALSFVQDRQDIMEAREAIARHRTWIPVVAKLERKSAVDNLESILAVADAVMVARGDLGLECPLATLPVLQKRIIRACRHAQKAVIVATQMLLSMVSNPVPTRAETTDVANAVLDGADCVMLSEETAVGEYPVEAVQFIREITESAETYFLERVQGPYPPKKEHNPAKYLAYAATLIAENMKAKALVSHSTSGMTARLLSSRRPALPVYALTPEQRVVRALNFFWGVRPRLADERIDNHLERVQEFVQRSQDFEPGESVILTSGQPTPGQTKIHTNEIKVYYK, encoded by the coding sequence ATGCGAACCAACACCATTGTCACCCTCGGACCGGCCTCGATGCAGCCGGAGATCCTGCGTCAATTGGCCGAGCAGGGGGTGCGGATCTTCCGTCTCAATTTTTCCCATGGGGATGCGGCCTATTTTTCCTCGACAGTGGCCGCCATCCGTGACTTGGAAGGCGAAATCGGTCATCCGCTGACAATCATGGCCGATTTGTGTGGGCCCAAGATTCGTATCGGCGAACTGCCGGGATCACCGGTGCATATCGCGCAGGGGACCCGGGCCATGCTCGGCCCGTCCACGCTGCAAACCCGTTTCGATCCCGACACGGTGTATTTCTCACTGGATATGCCCGAGGTGCTCAACGGTTTGCAGGAGGGCATGCCGGTCTATCTCAGCGACGGGATGCTCCGGTTCGAGGTCGTCCAGGTCCATGAACCGGACCGGCTGTTCGAACTCGAAGCCCGGAACCGAGGGATCGTCACCTCGCACAAAGGGATCGCCTTTCCGGGCAAGGAACACAAACTCTCGGCCCTGACCGACAAGGACCGTCGGGACCTCGACGAGGCGGTGGAACTCGGTGTTGATGCCGTGGCCCTGTCGTTTGTCCAGGACCGGCAGGATATCATGGAGGCCCGGGAGGCCATCGCGCGGCACCGGACCTGGATACCGGTGGTCGCCAAGCTGGAACGCAAAAGCGCAGTGGATAACCTGGAATCCATTTTGGCGGTGGCCGATGCGGTTATGGTCGCCCGGGGGGATCTGGGCCTGGAATGTCCGTTGGCGACCTTGCCGGTGCTGCAAAAACGGATCATCAGGGCCTGCCGGCACGCCCAGAAGGCAGTGATCGTGGCCACGCAGATGCTCTTGTCCATGGTCTCCAATCCGGTGCCAACGCGGGCGGAGACCACGGATGTGGCCAATGCGGTTCTGGATGGAGCTGATTGCGTCATGCTTTCCGAGGAAACGGCGGTCGGCGAATACCCTGTCGAAGCGGTCCAGTTCATTCGGGAGATCACAGAGTCGGCGGAGACCTATTTCCTGGAACGGGTCCAAGGGCCGTATCCGCCGAAAAAAGAGCACAATCCCGCCAAATATTTGGCCTATGCTGCAACGTTGATCGCCGAGAACATGAAGGCCAAGGCCCTGGTCAGCCATTCGACCTCGGGGATGACCGCGCGGTTGCTTTCCAGCCGCAGGCCCGCCCTGCCGGTCTATGCCCTGACCCCTGAACAGCGGGTGGTGCGGGCCTTGAATTTTTTCTGGGGCGTCCGGCCTCGTCTGGCCGATGAGCGCATCGATAACCATCTGGAGCGGGTCCAGGAATTTGTGCAGCGCAGCCAGGATTTCGAGCCCGGGGAATCGGTCATCCTTACTTCCGGACAGCCGACCCCGGGGCAGACCAAGATCCATACCAACGAGATCAAGGTGTATTATAAATAA
- a CDS encoding acyl-[acyl-carrier-protein] thioesterase: protein MLNESNGVFAASFVLPQAEADNSGRIGVPALAALCQEAAGRHAAAMGLGIADVLENNQAWFLLRMYLELERQPQAGQTLAIRTWPCRMKAGTTKRDFCLADSTGTPLGRATSLWAIVDLQTRHMLAAGPWLAEQVRQCPESVLAFPGRPRGGPEHDCTNRCTVLARRADLDVHGHVNNIRILEWGLEAVPGAVRDQRLASAVDIVFKQECRDGDRIQVAAGEPSPGYWHHTLEREQDGSTVAVMQTWWRTKDNFAS, encoded by the coding sequence ATGTTGAACGAGAGCAATGGTGTTTTTGCCGCCAGTTTCGTGTTGCCCCAGGCAGAGGCGGACAACTCCGGCCGGATTGGCGTCCCCGCCCTGGCCGCGCTCTGCCAGGAGGCAGCTGGACGGCACGCCGCTGCAATGGGCCTGGGAATCGCGGATGTCCTTGAGAACAATCAGGCCTGGTTTCTGCTGCGGATGTATCTGGAACTGGAACGCCAGCCTCAAGCGGGGCAGACACTGGCCATCAGAACTTGGCCGTGCCGGATGAAAGCCGGAACGACCAAACGGGATTTTTGTCTTGCCGATTCCACCGGTACCCCCTTGGGACGGGCGACTTCTTTGTGGGCGATTGTCGACCTGCAGACCAGGCACATGCTTGCGGCGGGGCCTTGGCTGGCTGAGCAGGTGCGGCAGTGTCCCGAGTCGGTCCTGGCCTTTCCGGGGCGCCCCCGGGGCGGCCCGGAGCATGACTGTACAAACCGGTGCACAGTCCTGGCCCGCCGGGCGGACCTGGATGTCCACGGCCATGTCAACAATATCCGGATCCTGGAGTGGGGACTCGAGGCCGTTCCGGGTGCGGTCCGGGACCAGCGCCTGGCCTCGGCCGTGGATATCGTGTTCAAGCAGGAATGCCGCGATGGGGATCGTATTCAGGTTGCTGCGGGGGAACCTTCGCCGGGATATTGGCACCACACGCTTGAGCGGGAGCAGGACGGAAGCACGGTGGCCGTGATGCAGACTTGGTGGCGGACGAAAGACAACTTTGCATCCTGA
- a CDS encoding FAD-dependent oxidoreductase translates to MASQRILVVGGSAAGPKAAARAKRLDQDAHVIMIQKAPELSMASCGYPYYVGGFFDRREELLCTPTGVVRDENFFAGAKGIEARTETEVVAIDREAKQVSCKDLRSGETYALDYDKLILATGATPRMPPIPGTDLDGITTLHAMRDADYLRSLRDEGGVRKAVVIGGGLIGIETCEALQLAGMEVTVVELLPQILMFLDWELAKLLENHVKEKAANVITDNAVSGFLGQNGKLSGIKLQSGTELECELAVVAIGVQPNVQLAREAGLDIGVTGGIAVDEQMRTSDPAIFAAGDCIEVPDRLTGKKTLAPYGDLANLEGRVAGENAVLESGATFPGTQHTGICKVFDYAAGSTGLSERKAREAGFNVLTGVNASLDKPGFMGGKLLVSKMVVDADSQRMLGYQCVGPGDVSRQISEAAMAIAGKQTIPDLVNADLPYAPPFSLAIDHLIAAAHIVENKLKGRMVGIANTEVKAKLDSGEHPFFLDVRGPAEFEAMRLGLGETLIPLGKLRDRLGELPQDKDKEIICYCKISMRGYEAQRILWAHGWTDIKVMEGGIMAWPYGREK, encoded by the coding sequence ATGGCTTCACAACGCATACTTGTCGTCGGCGGATCCGCGGCCGGCCCCAAAGCGGCGGCCCGGGCCAAACGGCTGGATCAGGACGCCCATGTGATCATGATCCAGAAGGCCCCGGAACTCTCCATGGCCTCCTGCGGCTACCCGTACTATGTCGGCGGGTTCTTTGACCGCAGAGAGGAACTGTTGTGCACCCCGACCGGCGTCGTCAGGGACGAGAATTTTTTTGCCGGAGCCAAGGGAATAGAAGCCAGGACCGAAACCGAAGTCGTGGCCATTGACCGGGAGGCCAAGCAGGTTTCCTGCAAGGATTTGCGCAGCGGGGAAACCTATGCCCTGGACTACGACAAACTCATTCTGGCCACCGGGGCCACGCCACGCATGCCGCCTATCCCCGGCACGGATCTCGACGGGATTACCACCCTGCACGCCATGCGCGATGCGGATTATCTCCGGAGCTTGCGCGATGAGGGCGGGGTGAGAAAAGCGGTGGTCATCGGTGGCGGCCTGATCGGTATTGAGACCTGTGAGGCCCTGCAACTCGCTGGCATGGAGGTCACCGTCGTTGAACTTTTGCCGCAGATCCTGATGTTCTTGGACTGGGAACTGGCCAAGCTCCTGGAAAACCATGTCAAGGAAAAGGCGGCCAATGTCATTACTGACAACGCGGTCAGCGGCTTTCTGGGCCAAAACGGCAAGCTCAGCGGCATAAAATTGCAAAGTGGCACGGAACTGGAGTGCGAATTGGCCGTGGTGGCCATCGGGGTCCAGCCCAACGTCCAACTGGCCCGGGAAGCGGGACTGGACATCGGAGTCACTGGCGGCATCGCCGTGGACGAGCAGATGCGGACCTCCGACCCGGCCATCTTTGCCGCTGGGGACTGTATCGAGGTCCCGGACCGGTTGACCGGAAAGAAAACCCTGGCCCCGTATGGGGATCTGGCCAATCTCGAGGGCCGGGTCGCTGGGGAAAACGCGGTCCTGGAGAGTGGTGCGACGTTTCCAGGGACGCAACATACTGGAATATGCAAGGTTTTTGATTATGCCGCCGGCTCGACCGGACTCTCGGAACGCAAAGCCCGCGAGGCCGGATTCAACGTCCTGACCGGTGTGAACGCCAGCCTGGACAAACCCGGCTTCATGGGCGGGAAGCTCCTCGTCTCCAAGATGGTGGTCGATGCCGATTCACAGCGCATGCTGGGGTATCAATGTGTCGGACCCGGCGACGTCAGCCGGCAGATTTCCGAGGCCGCCATGGCCATAGCCGGCAAGCAGACCATCCCTGATCTGGTCAATGCCGATCTGCCGTACGCGCCTCCGTTTTCCTTGGCTATCGACCATCTGATCGCTGCCGCCCATATCGTGGAGAACAAACTCAAAGGACGGATGGTCGGTATCGCGAATACTGAGGTCAAAGCCAAGCTGGACAGCGGGGAGCACCCCTTCTTTCTGGATGTCCGGGGACCGGCCGAGTTTGAAGCCATGCGTCTGGGGCTCGGGGAAACACTCATCCCGCTGGGCAAATTGCGCGACCGGCTCGGGGAATTGCCCCAGGACAAGGACAAAGAGATCATCTGCTATTGCAAGATCTCCATGCGGGGCTATGAAGCGCAACGCATCCTTTGGGCCCACGGCTGGACCGATATCAAAGTCATGGAGGGCGGCATCATGGCCTGGCCCTATGGCCGGGAAAAATAA